Proteins encoded in a region of the Streptomyces sp. NBC_01471 genome:
- a CDS encoding nucleoside triphosphate pyrophosphohydrolase has translation MTAENTPHAAAPAPAAVPEALDAPGRVVLLTTSHRVAPGLLSWPAWQLLHTADRVLSADGDHPQLPYLREAGVTVEHAEPDAHQLIEACTGGRTVVVLPSGEGDRRLTDGLARLAGSGRVRMPDLELLPGSYDLPGARLLDLVQVMDRVRRACPWTSQQTHQGLAKYLIEEAYELVEAIEDGDRDELREELGDVLLQVVFHARIAQEGTGEEGDEPFSIDDVAGGLVEKLIHRHPHVFGDETAETAEDVHAHWNRTKAIEKQRASVTDGVPVGQPALALAAKLASRVRGSELDVPLPAGEGVGYRLLALAASAEEAGTDPESALRAAARAYRDAIRAAESATAGAATVEE, from the coding sequence GTGACCGCTGAAAACACCCCTCACGCCGCCGCCCCCGCGCCCGCCGCCGTTCCCGAGGCCCTCGACGCCCCCGGCCGGGTCGTGCTGCTCACCACCAGCCACCGGGTCGCGCCGGGGCTGCTGTCCTGGCCGGCCTGGCAGCTGCTGCACACGGCGGACCGGGTGCTCTCCGCGGACGGTGACCACCCGCAGCTGCCCTATCTGCGCGAGGCGGGCGTGACGGTCGAGCACGCGGAGCCCGACGCGCACCAGCTGATCGAGGCGTGCACGGGCGGCCGCACGGTCGTCGTCCTCCCCTCGGGCGAGGGCGACCGCCGGCTGACCGACGGACTGGCACGGCTCGCGGGCAGCGGCCGGGTGCGGATGCCGGACCTGGAGCTGCTGCCCGGTTCGTACGATCTGCCGGGCGCCCGCCTGCTCGACCTGGTGCAGGTGATGGACCGGGTGCGGCGCGCATGCCCGTGGACCTCCCAGCAGACCCACCAGGGGCTCGCCAAGTACCTGATCGAGGAGGCGTACGAACTCGTCGAGGCGATCGAGGACGGCGACCGCGACGAACTGCGCGAGGAGCTGGGGGACGTACTGCTCCAGGTCGTCTTCCACGCGCGGATCGCGCAGGAGGGCACCGGGGAGGAAGGGGACGAGCCGTTCTCCATCGACGACGTCGCGGGCGGCCTGGTCGAGAAGCTGATCCACCGCCACCCGCACGTGTTCGGGGACGAGACGGCGGAGACCGCCGAGGACGTCCACGCCCACTGGAACCGCACCAAGGCGATCGAGAAGCAGCGCGCGTCGGTGACGGACGGCGTCCCGGTCGGCCAGCCGGCCCTCGCGCTCGCCGCGAAGCTGGCCTCCCGGGTGCGGGGCTCGGAACTCGACGTACCGCTCCCGGCGGGGGAGGGCGTCGGCTACCGGCTGCTCGCCCTGGCCGCGAGCGCGGAGGAGGCCGGCACCGACCCGGAGTCCGCGCTGCGCGCCGCGGCGCGGGCCTACCGGGACGCGATCCGGGCCGCGGAGAGCGCGACAGCCGGTGCGGCTACCGTCGAGGAGTGA